The Chanos chanos chromosome 6, fChaCha1.1, whole genome shotgun sequence genome includes a region encoding these proteins:
- the LOC115814765 gene encoding cytochrome P450 2M1 isoform X1, producing the protein MDIFQFFQTYFVSVIMGVVVLILLWKNRGKQSFDRLPPGPPPSPLTGNLLQIDVSEPYKYYLNLSKMYGSVFTIWLGSKPVVVISGYQALKEAMVLQGEEFSGRANYPLIMRVTSGYGVLVSSGKQWRELRRFSLTTLKNFGMGRKTMEEKVQEEARNLTEVFRQFGDSPFNPKDLIFRAVNNVICSVVFGHRCEYDDPEFQLLIQAVESYFDVLNSTIGQLYNIFPKIFGWVPGKHQEMFAVLDRAKAFILEEVECRTKDLDPSSPQDFIEAFLIKMNEEKDKHDTDFHLKNLQTTVWNLFGAGTETTSSTLRHGLLLLMKYPHVQERVQREIDEVIGPDRSPRMDDRQNMPYTDAVIHEIQRTMDLAPTSVPHKVLKDTEFKNYLIPEGTMVLPLLSSVLSDPELWKNPDHFDPENFLDAEGRFQKNDAFVVFGMGKRVCLGEGLARMELFLFLTSLLQHFTFKGTQAPEEIDCTPAVCSFGRVPRTYDCHVQLRGK; encoded by the exons ATggatatttttcagttttttcagACATATTTTGTGTCTGTTATCATGGGGGTCGTGGTATTGATATTATTATGGAAAAACCGTGGAAAACAAAGCTTTGACCGATTGCCGCCAGGTCCTCCACCGTCGCCCTTGACTGGAAACTTGTTACAAATCGATGTCAGCGAACCCTATAAGTATTACCTAAAC CTCAGCAAGATGTACGGCTCTGTTTTTACCATTTGGCTGGGTAGCAAACCGGTGGTGGTGATTTCCGGTTACCAGGCTCTTAAGGAAGCCATGGTTCTGCAGGGAGAGGAGTTCAGTGGCAGGGCCAACTACCCGTTGATCATGAGAGTAACCAGCGGATATG GTGTGTTGGTGAGCAGTGGAAAGCAGTGGAGGGAACTCCGCAGGTTCTCCCTCACAACCCTAAAGAACTTTGGAATGGGACGCAAAACCATGGAGGAAAAGGTGCAGGAGGAGGCCAGGAATTTAACAGAAGTTTTCCGTCAGTTTGGAG ATTCTCCCTTTAATCCCAAAGACCTGATATTCAGAGCTGTGAACAACGTCATCTGCTCTGTGGTCTTTGGCCACAGGTGTGAGTACGATGACCCAGAATTTCAGTTACTCATCCAGGCTGTGGAGTCGTACTTCGATGTCCTTAACAGCACTATTGGACAG CTCTACAACATTTTCCCCAAAATTTTTGGGTGGGTTCCGGGTAAGCATCAGGAGATGTTTGCTGTTCTGGATAGGGCTAAAGCTTTCATTTTGGAAGAGGTTGAATGCCGGACAAAGGATTTGGACCCTTCCTCTCCACAGGACTTCATCGAAGCATtcctcattaaaatgaatgag GAGAAGGACAAACACGACACAGACTTTCACTTGAAGAACTTGCAGACCACGGTGTGGAACTTGTTTGGAGCGGGGACAGAGACGACCTCTTCCACTCTCAGACATGGCTTACTACTCCTGATGAAGTACCCACACGTCCAAG AGCGTGTTCAGAGAGAAATTGATGAGGTGATTGGCCCAGACAGAAGCCCGCGTATGGATGACAGACAGAACATGCCTTACACGGATGCAGTTATTCATGAGATCCAGCGCACTATGGATCTGGCTCCCACATCCGTCCCACACAAAGTGCTTAAGGACACAGAGTTTAAGAACTATCTCATTCCCGAG GGCACCATGGTACTTCCTCTCTTGTCCTCAGTGCTTTCTGACCCCGAACTGTGGAAGAATCCAGATCACTTTGACCCAGAGAATTTTCTGGATGCTGAAGGTCGCTTTCAGAAGAATGATGCATTTGTAGTGTTTGGAATGG GGAAACGGGTATGTCTGGGTGAGGGTCTGGCCAGGATGGAGCTCTTCCTCTTTTTGACGTCCCTCCTCCAGCATTTCACCTTTAAGGGAACCCAGGCGCCCGAGGAAATAGACTGCACGCCTGCTGTGTGCAGCTTTGGCCGAGTACCCCGCACTTACGACTGCCACGTCCAGCTCAGGGGGAAGTAG
- the LOC115814765 gene encoding cytochrome P450 2M1 isoform X2: protein MYGSVFTIWLGSKPVVVISGYQALKEAMVLQGEEFSGRANYPLIMRVTSGYGVLVSSGKQWRELRRFSLTTLKNFGMGRKTMEEKVQEEARNLTEVFRQFGDSPFNPKDLIFRAVNNVICSVVFGHRCEYDDPEFQLLIQAVESYFDVLNSTIGQLYNIFPKIFGWVPGKHQEMFAVLDRAKAFILEEVECRTKDLDPSSPQDFIEAFLIKMNEEKDKHDTDFHLKNLQTTVWNLFGAGTETTSSTLRHGLLLLMKYPHVQERVQREIDEVIGPDRSPRMDDRQNMPYTDAVIHEIQRTMDLAPTSVPHKVLKDTEFKNYLIPEGTMVLPLLSSVLSDPELWKNPDHFDPENFLDAEGRFQKNDAFVVFGMGKRVCLGEGLARMELFLFLTSLLQHFTFKGTQAPEEIDCTPAVCSFGRVPRTYDCHVQLRGK, encoded by the exons ATGTACGGCTCTGTTTTTACCATTTGGCTGGGTAGCAAACCGGTGGTGGTGATTTCCGGTTACCAGGCTCTTAAGGAAGCCATGGTTCTGCAGGGAGAGGAGTTCAGTGGCAGGGCCAACTACCCGTTGATCATGAGAGTAACCAGCGGATATG GTGTGTTGGTGAGCAGTGGAAAGCAGTGGAGGGAACTCCGCAGGTTCTCCCTCACAACCCTAAAGAACTTTGGAATGGGACGCAAAACCATGGAGGAAAAGGTGCAGGAGGAGGCCAGGAATTTAACAGAAGTTTTCCGTCAGTTTGGAG ATTCTCCCTTTAATCCCAAAGACCTGATATTCAGAGCTGTGAACAACGTCATCTGCTCTGTGGTCTTTGGCCACAGGTGTGAGTACGATGACCCAGAATTTCAGTTACTCATCCAGGCTGTGGAGTCGTACTTCGATGTCCTTAACAGCACTATTGGACAG CTCTACAACATTTTCCCCAAAATTTTTGGGTGGGTTCCGGGTAAGCATCAGGAGATGTTTGCTGTTCTGGATAGGGCTAAAGCTTTCATTTTGGAAGAGGTTGAATGCCGGACAAAGGATTTGGACCCTTCCTCTCCACAGGACTTCATCGAAGCATtcctcattaaaatgaatgag GAGAAGGACAAACACGACACAGACTTTCACTTGAAGAACTTGCAGACCACGGTGTGGAACTTGTTTGGAGCGGGGACAGAGACGACCTCTTCCACTCTCAGACATGGCTTACTACTCCTGATGAAGTACCCACACGTCCAAG AGCGTGTTCAGAGAGAAATTGATGAGGTGATTGGCCCAGACAGAAGCCCGCGTATGGATGACAGACAGAACATGCCTTACACGGATGCAGTTATTCATGAGATCCAGCGCACTATGGATCTGGCTCCCACATCCGTCCCACACAAAGTGCTTAAGGACACAGAGTTTAAGAACTATCTCATTCCCGAG GGCACCATGGTACTTCCTCTCTTGTCCTCAGTGCTTTCTGACCCCGAACTGTGGAAGAATCCAGATCACTTTGACCCAGAGAATTTTCTGGATGCTGAAGGTCGCTTTCAGAAGAATGATGCATTTGTAGTGTTTGGAATGG GGAAACGGGTATGTCTGGGTGAGGGTCTGGCCAGGATGGAGCTCTTCCTCTTTTTGACGTCCCTCCTCCAGCATTTCACCTTTAAGGGAACCCAGGCGCCCGAGGAAATAGACTGCACGCCTGCTGTGTGCAGCTTTGGCCGAGTACCCCGCACTTACGACTGCCACGTCCAGCTCAGGGGGAAGTAG